One window of the Fusobacterium animalis 7_1 genome contains the following:
- a CDS encoding ABC transporter permease: MIEFFIAKKQMFERKKQSILSIVGVFIGITVLIVSLGVSNGLDKNMINSILSLTSHITVYSPENISDYEKISKEIETIKGVKGVVPTIETQGIVKYEGGIEPYVAGVKVVGYDLEKAVKTMNLDKYIIDGKIDLEDKKAVLIGNELAKATGAKVGDKIKLITSEETDLEMNVAGIFQSGFYEYDINMVLIPLTTAQYITYSDNTVGRLSVRLDNPYNAQKLVIDVARKLPETFYIGTWGEQNKALLSALTLEKTIMLVVFSLIAIVAGFLIWITLNTLVREKTKDIGIMRAMGFSKKNIMLIFLIQGIILGIIGIILGIIVSLILLYYIKNYAVDLVSNIYYLKDIPIEISLKEIAIIVGANFIVILISSIFPAYRAARLENVEALRYE, translated from the coding sequence ATGATAGAATTTTTTATAGCAAAAAAACAGATGTTTGAGAGAAAAAAACAAAGTATTTTATCCATTGTTGGAGTTTTTATAGGAATTACAGTTTTAATAGTTTCACTTGGTGTTTCAAATGGACTAGATAAAAATATGATAAATAGTATATTATCTTTAACTAGCCATATAACTGTATATTCACCAGAAAATATTTCAGATTATGAAAAAATTTCAAAGGAAATAGAAACAATAAAAGGTGTTAAAGGTGTTGTTCCTACAATAGAAACACAAGGAATTGTAAAATATGAAGGTGGAATAGAGCCTTATGTTGCAGGAGTAAAAGTTGTTGGTTATGATTTAGAAAAAGCTGTTAAAACAATGAATTTAGATAAATATATAATTGATGGAAAAATAGATTTAGAAGATAAAAAAGCTGTTTTAATAGGAAATGAATTAGCCAAAGCAACAGGAGCAAAAGTTGGAGATAAGATAAAATTAATCACTTCTGAAGAAACTGACTTAGAAATGAATGTAGCTGGAATATTCCAAAGTGGTTTTTATGAATATGATATAAATATGGTGCTTATCCCACTTACTACCGCACAATATATAACATACAGTGATAACACTGTTGGTAGATTATCAGTGAGATTAGATAACCCTTATAATGCACAAAAACTTGTTATAGATGTTGCAAGAAAACTTCCTGAAACTTTCTATATAGGAACTTGGGGAGAACAAAATAAGGCTTTACTTTCAGCTTTAACTTTGGAAAAGACTATAATGCTTGTAGTATTTTCTCTTATAGCAATAGTGGCAGGTTTCTTAATATGGATAACTTTAAATACTCTTGTAAGAGAAAAGACAAAAGATATTGGAATTATGAGAGCAATGGGGTTTTCTAAGAAAAATATTATGTTGATATTTTTAATACAAGGAATAATATTGGGAATAATAGGCATAATATTAGGAATAATTGTATCTTTAATTTTACTTTACTACATTAAAAATTATGCAGTAGATTTGGTTTCTAATATTTACTATTTAAAGGATATCCCAATAGAAATTTCTTTAAAAGAAATAGCTATTATTGTAGGAGCAAATTTTATAGTAATTTTAATTTCTAGTATATTTCCTGCTTACAGAGCTGCTAGACTTGAAAATGTGGAGGCACTTAGATATGAATAA
- a CDS encoding ABC transporter ATP-binding protein gives MNNIIMKLEDIDKFYMETGNKLHILKKLNLEVKRGEFVSILGKSGSGKSTLLNIMGLLDKIDGGKIWIDDKEVSSLNEIERNNIKNHFLGFVFQFHYLMSEFTALENVMIPALLNNFKNKTEIEKEAKELLEIVGLAERMKHKPNQLSGGEKQRVAIARAMINKPKLILADEPTGNLDEDTGELIFSLFRKINKEHNQSIVVVTHARDLSQVTDRQVYLKRGVLE, from the coding sequence ATGAATAATATAATTATGAAGTTAGAAGATATAGATAAATTCTATATGGAAACAGGAAATAAATTACATATTTTAAAAAAATTAAATTTAGAAGTTAAAAGAGGAGAATTTGTATCAATTTTAGGAAAATCAGGTTCAGGGAAGTCAACTCTTTTAAATATAATGGGACTGCTTGATAAAATAGATGGTGGTAAAATTTGGATAGATGATAAGGAAGTTTCTTCACTTAATGAAATAGAAAGAAATAATATTAAAAATCATTTTTTAGGTTTTGTATTTCAGTTTCATTATTTGATGAGTGAGTTCACTGCACTTGAAAATGTTATGATACCTGCACTTTTAAATAATTTTAAAAATAAAACAGAAATAGAAAAAGAAGCCAAAGAATTATTAGAGATAGTTGGTTTAGCTGAAAGAATGAAGCATAAACCTAATCAATTATCAGGTGGAGAAAAACAAAGGGTTGCAATAGCAAGAGCTATGATTAATAAACCAAAACTTATTTTAGCAGATGAGCCAACTGGGAATTTAGATGAAGATACAGGAGAACTTATATTTTCACTTTTTAGAAAAATAAATAAGGAACATAACCAAAGTATAGTTGTGGTAACTCACGCCAGAGATTTATCACAAGTTACTGATAGACAGGTTTATTTAAAAAGAGGAGTGTTAGAATAA
- a CDS encoding PepSY domain-containing protein — translation MKKIKNIGLLLFLILSTLSFSYQINYDDVVDIVLRNYPQSRVTKIEISNYKGKTVYDGEAFDKGQKIEFIIDANSGEVFKIAPDYDDECNPNFNLPITFEQASRIALDNSFNGRVKSIELKNINKRSYYMVEVKEDKSEKEINIDANTGKILSIKEDN, via the coding sequence ATGAAAAAAATAAAAAATATAGGACTATTATTATTTTTAATCTTATCAACTTTAAGTTTTTCTTATCAAATAAACTATGATGATGTGGTTGATATAGTTTTAAGAAATTATCCTCAATCAAGAGTTACAAAAATAGAAATATCCAATTATAAAGGTAAAACTGTATATGATGGAGAGGCTTTTGATAAAGGGCAAAAAATAGAATTTATTATAGATGCAAATAGTGGAGAAGTTTTTAAAATAGCACCAGACTATGATGATGAATGTAATCCTAATTTTAATTTGCCCATTACTTTTGAACAAGCAAGTAGAATAGCTTTAGATAATTCATTTAATGGAAGAGTTAAAAGCATAGAATTAAAAAATATAAATAAAAGATCTTATTATATGGTTGAAGTTAAGGAAGATAAATCTGAAAAAGAAATAAATATTGATGCTAATACTGGTAAAATTCTAAGTATAAAAGAAGATAACTAG
- the carR gene encoding coaggregation response regulator transcription factor CarR, with protein MKILVVEDEKDLNNIITKHLKKNNFSVDSVYDGEEALEYLDYGNYDLIILDIMLPKMNGYEVVKNLRTNKNETPVLMLTARDAIEDKIKGLDLGADDYLIKPFDFGELLARIRAIVRRKYGNVSNELQIDDLVVDTSKKSVTRAGKNIELTGKEYEVLEYLIQNKGRVLSRDKIRDGVWDYAYEGESNIIDVLIKNIRKKIDLGNSKPLIHTKRGLGYVLKEDE; from the coding sequence ATGAAAATTTTAGTGGTTGAAGATGAAAAAGACTTAAATAATATTATTACCAAGCACTTAAAGAAAAATAATTTCAGTGTTGATAGTGTGTATGATGGAGAAGAGGCACTTGAATATTTAGATTATGGAAATTATGATTTAATAATATTGGATATAATGTTGCCAAAAATGAATGGATATGAAGTTGTTAAGAATCTTAGAACAAATAAAAATGAAACACCAGTTTTAATGTTGACAGCAAGAGATGCCATAGAGGATAAAATAAAAGGTTTAGACTTGGGGGCAGATGATTATTTAATTAAACCTTTTGATTTTGGAGAACTTTTAGCAAGAATCAGAGCTATTGTTAGAAGAAAATATGGGAATGTTTCTAATGAATTACAAATAGATGATTTGGTTGTAGATACTTCAAAAAAATCAGTTACAAGAGCTGGAAAAAATATAGAATTAACAGGAAAAGAATATGAAGTATTAGAATATTTAATTCAAAATAAAGGTCGTGTATTGAGTAGAGATAAAATTAGAGATGGTGTGTGGGATTATGCTTATGAAGGAGAATCAAATATTATAGATGTTTTGATTAAAAATATTCGTAAGAAAATTGATTTAGGAAATTCAAAACCCCTTATACATACAAAAAGAGGTCTAGGCTATGTTCTCAAAGAAGATGAGTAA
- the carS gene encoding coaggregation-regulating histidine kinase CarS — protein MFSKKMSKLILRIPVSIRVTVWFTAVIIFLFSIVLSSVILLEDRYINNTSTEELVSAVEKIYEDPDEFENFNDGIYYIKYNENNEIIAGKIPKDFDLTLAFSIEDINTYQIENKKFLYYDTRLKNTGDWIRGIYPLSRFQNDISKMWDILFYYIAPLFIAFVAFVGYKIVKNAFKPVKKISETALEIKKSKNFSRRIELDNSEDEIHKMASAFNEMLDTVEETFIHEKQFSSDVSHELRTPITVILAQSDYALDYVDTLDEAMESFEVINRQAKKMTSLINQIMELSKLERQNEIEKERINFSNIILQLLEDYRTLLENSNIELITNIEKDLRIYGNKLMIERLFVNLFTNAMKFTKTAISVSLNRINKEIILQIKDDGVGIAKEEQKYIWDRFFQINNSRNKDKNRGSGLGLSMVNKIAQLHSATIEVESEIGKGACFIVRFPI, from the coding sequence ATGTTCTCAAAGAAGATGAGTAAATTAATTTTAAGAATTCCAGTGAGTATAAGAGTAACAGTTTGGTTTACTGCTGTTATCATATTTTTATTTAGTATAGTGCTTTCATCAGTTATTCTTTTGGAAGATAGATATATTAATAATACGAGCACAGAAGAGCTTGTCAGTGCAGTAGAAAAAATTTATGAGGATCCTGATGAATTTGAAAATTTTAATGATGGAATTTATTATATAAAATACAATGAAAATAACGAAATAATAGCAGGAAAAATTCCAAAAGATTTTGATTTGACTTTGGCATTTTCAATAGAGGATATAAATACATATCAAATAGAAAATAAAAAATTTTTGTATTATGATACAAGATTAAAAAATACAGGAGATTGGATTAGAGGTATATATCCATTGAGCAGATTTCAAAATGATATATCAAAGATGTGGGATATTTTGTTCTATTATATAGCTCCTTTATTTATAGCATTTGTCGCTTTTGTAGGATATAAAATAGTTAAAAATGCTTTTAAACCAGTTAAAAAAATATCAGAAACTGCATTAGAAATAAAGAAAAGTAAGAATTTTTCAAGAAGAATAGAATTGGATAACAGTGAAGATGAAATTCATAAGATGGCTTCTGCATTTAATGAAATGTTAGATACTGTTGAAGAAACTTTTATTCATGAGAAGCAATTTAGTTCAGATGTATCTCATGAATTGAGGACCCCAATAACAGTTATTTTAGCTCAAAGTGATTATGCCTTAGATTATGTAGATACATTAGATGAAGCAATGGAATCTTTTGAAGTTATCAATAGACAAGCAAAAAAAATGACCAGTTTAATAAATCAAATTATGGAGCTTTCTAAACTTGAAAGACAAAATGAAATAGAAAAAGAAAGAATAAATTTTTCAAATATAATTTTACAATTATTAGAAGATTATAGAACTTTATTAGAAAATAGTAATATAGAATTGATTACAAATATTGAAAAAGATTTAAGAATTTATGGAAATAAACTTATGATAGAAAGATTATTTGTAAATCTTTTTACAAATGCAATGAAATTTACTAAGACAGCTATTAGTGTTTCTTTAAATAGAATAAATAAAGAGATTATTCTTCAAATAAAAGATGATGGTGTTGGAATAGCAAAAGAGGAGCAAAAATATATTTGGGATAGATTTTTTCAAATCAATAATTCCAGAAATAAAGATAAAAATAGAGGAAGTGGTTTAGGACTTTCTATGGTAAATAAGATTGCACAACTTCATTCTGCTACAATAGAAGTTGAAAGTGAAATAGGGAAAGGAGCTTGTTTTATTGTAAGATTTCCAATATAA
- a CDS encoding NAD(P)-dependent oxidoreductase, whose product MKIAVLAANGKVGSLIVKEAVDRGNDVTAVAREENKTVAKKFLKKDILDLTENDLKDFDVVITAFGAWTEDTLPLHKTTLEHLSDVLANKNTRLLVVGGAGSLYTDESLKTQLYQTPDFPASYMPVAVNMSKGLDVLRKRNDVKWTYISPAAEFEFDWERKGEYQLAGEVFTVNSKGESKISYADYAIAMVDEAEKGNHINQRISVLWK is encoded by the coding sequence ATGAAAATAGCGGTTTTAGCAGCAAATGGAAAAGTTGGTAGTTTAATAGTTAAAGAAGCAGTAGATAGAGGAAATGATGTTACAGCAGTAGCTCGTGAAGAAAATAAAACAGTGGCTAAGAAATTTTTAAAGAAAGATATTTTAGATTTAACTGAAAATGATTTAAAAGATTTTGATGTTGTAATAACAGCTTTTGGAGCTTGGACAGAAGACACATTGCCTTTACATAAAACAACATTAGAACATCTATCAGATGTTTTAGCAAATAAAAATACTCGTCTTTTAGTTGTTGGTGGAGCAGGAAGTTTATATACTGATGAAAGTTTAAAAACTCAATTATATCAAACACCAGATTTCCCAGCTAGCTATATGCCAGTTGCAGTGAATATGTCAAAAGGTTTAGATGTTTTAAGAAAAAGAAATGATGTTAAATGGACATATATCAGCCCTGCAGCAGAATTTGAATTTGATTGGGAAAGAAAAGGTGAATATCAATTAGCAGGTGAAGTATTTACAGTAAATTCTAAGGGAGAAAGTAAAATCAGTTATGCAGACTATGCAATAGCTATGGTAGATGAAGCTGAAAAAGGGAATCATATAAATCAAAGAATTTCTGTTCTTTGGAAATAA
- a CDS encoding winged helix-turn-helix transcriptional regulator, with protein MLKKDLPPCPVELTLLLISNKWKILIIRDLLEGTKRFSELKKSITNISQKVLTSNLREMEENELLTRKVYPEVPPRVEYTLTDIGYSLKPLLDDMDKWGTWYRNEVS; from the coding sequence ATGTTAAAAAAAGATTTACCACCTTGCCCTGTGGAATTAACATTACTTTTAATTTCAAATAAATGGAAAATTTTAATTATAAGAGATTTGTTAGAGGGAACAAAAAGATTTAGTGAATTAAAAAAATCTATAACTAATATTTCACAAAAAGTTTTAACTTCAAATTTAAGAGAGATGGAAGAAAATGAATTATTAACTAGGAAAGTTTATCCAGAAGTTCCTCCAAGAGTTGAATATACTTTAACTGATATTGGATATAGTTTAAAACCTCTTTTAGATGATATGGATAAATGGGGAACTTGGTATAGAAATGAAGTGAGCTAA
- a CDS encoding ATP-dependent helicase: MNLNLLEKLNDKQREAASQIDGSILILAGAGSGKTRTITYRIAHMIENIGISPYSILAVTFTNKAAKEMRERVEELVGDVAKACTISTFHSFGMRLLRMYGKEVGYNSNFTIYDTDDQKRIVKAILKGQNLSINGVKLTERDLVSMISKIKEQIKTLDEYSVMNKQIVEVYDKYNRALLESNAMDFSDILLNTYKLLQKPEILEKVQNKYKYIMIDEYQDTNNLQYKIIDLIARKSSNLCVVGDENQSIYGFRGANILNILNFENNYNNAKIIKLEENYRSTTTILDAANELIKNNKSSKDKKLWTQNGKGDLIKVLACDNARDEVSRIIEIIKENHQNGIAYRDMTILYRTNAQSRLFEEGFLRYNIPHKVFGGISFYSRAEIKDIIAYLSIIVNPQDELNLQRIINVPKRKVGEKGIEKIITYARENNLNLLEALSHIKEISGLTVVGKEKLLEMYDIIKELKDLSYTETASYIVQTLIDKIKYIDYIKENYSDAEARIENIDEFKNSILELENVVGELRLNEYLENVSLISATDDLEEKSDYVKLMTIHNSKGLEFPIVFLVGFENEIFPGSRAMFEEKEMEEERRLCYVALTRAEKKLYLSHATIRFVYGQDRLSTPSVFLKEIPEKLLDIDVKKERLYFADDYSDEIKAYENNRKFEKKKTEINTKNTIKIPDDTKKVLDTLDFKVGDKVKHKKFGLGVIKNIDAKKIYVQYVDGTKEMAIILADKLLTKFE; encoded by the coding sequence ATGAACTTGAACTTATTAGAAAAGTTAAATGATAAGCAAAGAGAAGCAGCCTCACAAATTGATGGTTCAATTTTGATTTTAGCAGGAGCTGGTTCTGGAAAAACAAGGACAATTACATACAGAATTGCACATATGATAGAAAATATTGGAATTAGCCCTTATAGTATTTTAGCTGTTACATTTACAAATAAAGCAGCAAAAGAAATGAGAGAAAGAGTTGAAGAGCTTGTGGGAGATGTTGCTAAGGCTTGTACAATTTCCACTTTCCATTCATTTGGTATGAGACTTTTAAGAATGTATGGCAAAGAAGTAGGATATAATTCAAATTTTACTATCTATGATACAGATGATCAAAAAAGAATAGTGAAAGCTATTTTAAAAGGGCAAAATCTAAGTATAAATGGGGTTAAATTGACTGAGAGAGATCTTGTTTCTATGATTTCAAAAATAAAAGAACAAATAAAAACTCTTGATGAGTACTCTGTTATGAATAAACAAATAGTTGAAGTATATGATAAATACAATAGAGCTTTATTAGAAAGTAATGCTATGGATTTTTCAGATATACTTTTGAATACATATAAATTATTACAAAAACCAGAAATACTTGAAAAAGTTCAAAATAAGTATAAATATATAATGATAGATGAATATCAAGATACAAATAATTTACAATATAAGATAATAGATTTAATAGCAAGAAAATCATCTAATCTATGTGTAGTTGGAGATGAAAATCAAAGTATCTATGGATTTAGAGGGGCTAATATTTTAAATATACTTAACTTTGAAAATAATTATAATAATGCTAAAATAATAAAACTAGAAGAAAATTATAGATCAACTACTACAATATTAGATGCAGCAAATGAGTTGATAAAAAATAACAAATCATCAAAAGATAAAAAATTATGGACACAAAATGGAAAGGGTGATTTAATAAAGGTTTTAGCCTGTGATAATGCAAGAGATGAAGTTAGCAGGATAATTGAAATTATCAAAGAAAATCATCAAAATGGTATAGCTTATAGAGATATGACAATTCTATATAGGACTAATGCACAATCAAGACTTTTTGAAGAAGGATTTTTAAGATACAATATCCCTCATAAAGTTTTTGGAGGAATTAGTTTTTATTCAAGAGCTGAAATTAAAGATATAATTGCATATTTATCTATTATTGTTAACCCACAAGATGAATTAAATTTACAAAGAATAATCAATGTTCCAAAAAGAAAAGTGGGAGAAAAAGGGATAGAAAAAATAATCACTTATGCCAGAGAGAATAATTTGAATTTACTCGAAGCACTTTCTCACATAAAAGAGATTTCTGGATTGACTGTTGTTGGAAAAGAAAAGCTTTTAGAAATGTATGATATAATAAAAGAATTAAAAGATTTATCTTATACAGAAACAGCTTCATATATAGTACAAACTTTAATAGATAAAATAAAATATATAGATTATATTAAAGAAAATTATAGTGATGCAGAAGCAAGAATAGAAAATATAGATGAATTTAAAAACTCTATTTTAGAGCTTGAAAATGTTGTAGGTGAATTGAGATTAAATGAATACTTAGAAAATGTATCTTTAATAAGTGCAACAGATGATTTAGAAGAAAAAAGTGATTATGTAAAATTAATGACTATTCATAATTCAAAAGGTTTGGAGTTTCCAATAGTTTTCTTAGTTGGTTTTGAAAATGAAATCTTTCCAGGGTCAAGGGCAATGTTTGAAGAAAAAGAAATGGAAGAAGAAAGAAGACTTTGTTATGTTGCCTTAACAAGAGCAGAAAAGAAGTTATACTTATCTCATGCAACTATAAGATTTGTATATGGACAAGATAGATTGTCAACTCCATCAGTATTTTTAAAGGAAATACCAGAAAAACTATTAGATATTGATGTTAAAAAGGAAAGACTATATTTTGCTGATGATTATTCAGATGAAATAAAAGCCTATGAAAATAACAGAAAGTTTGAAAAGAAAAAAACTGAGATAAATACCAAAAATACTATTAAAATTCCTGATGATACAAAGAAAGTTCTTGATACATTAGATTTTAAAGTGGGAGATAAAGTAAAACATAAAAAATTTGGTTTAGGTGTAATTAAAAATATAGATGCTAAAAAAATATATGTACAATATGTTGATGGCACAAAAGAAATGGCTATTATATTAGCAGATAAACTTTTAACTAAGTTTGAATAG
- the lpxC gene encoding UDP-3-O-acyl-N-acetylglucosamine deacetylase — translation MKRKTLKNIVEYDGIGLHKGEMIKMKLIPTKSGGIVFRMLNMPEGKNEILLDYRNTFDLTRGTNLKNEYGAMVFTIEHFLSALYVSEITDLIVELNGNELPICDGSAIKFLDLFQESGVVELDEDIEEIIVKEPVFLSKGDKNVIALPYPDGYKLTYAIRFEHTFLKSQLAEFEITEENYRKEIAPARTFGFDYEVEYLKQNNLALGGTLENAIVIKKDGVLNPEGLRFDDEFVRHKMLDIIGDLKILNRPIRAHIIAIKAGHLIDIEFAKILDNIK, via the coding sequence ATGAAAAGAAAAACTTTAAAAAATATAGTAGAATATGATGGAATAGGTTTACATAAGGGAGAAATGATAAAGATGAAACTTATTCCAACTAAATCTGGTGGAATAGTTTTTAGAATGTTAAATATGCCAGAAGGAAAAAATGAAATACTTTTAGATTATAGAAACACCTTTGATTTGACAAGAGGAACTAATTTAAAAAATGAGTATGGAGCTATGGTTTTCACAATAGAACACTTTTTATCGGCTCTATATGTTTCAGAAATTACAGATTTAATAGTTGAACTAAATGGAAATGAACTACCTATTTGTGATGGAAGTGCTATTAAATTCTTAGATTTATTTCAAGAAAGTGGTGTGGTTGAATTAGATGAAGATATAGAAGAAATTATAGTAAAAGAACCTGTATTTTTATCTAAGGGAGATAAAAATGTAATAGCCTTGCCTTATCCAGATGGCTATAAATTAACTTATGCTATAAGATTTGAACATACATTTTTGAAATCACAACTAGCAGAATTTGAAATAACAGAAGAAAATTATAGAAAAGAAATTGCACCTGCAAGAACTTTTGGCTTTGATTATGAAGTTGAATATTTAAAACAAAATAACCTTGCCTTAGGTGGAACATTAGAAAATGCTATTGTTATAAAAAAAGACGGAGTTTTAAATCCAGAGGGATTAAGATTTGATGATGAATTTGTAAGACATAAAATGCTCGATATTATTGGAGATTTAAAAATTTTAAATAGACCAATAAGAGCACATATTATTGCTATAAAAGCAGGACACCTTATTGATATAGAATTTGCAAAAATTCTTGATAATATAAAATAA
- the fabZ gene encoding 3-hydroxyacyl-ACP dehydratase FabZ, translating into MLDILEIMKRIPHRYPFLLVDRILEMDRENQTIKGKKNVTMNEEFFNGHFPGHPVMPGVLVIEGMAQCLGVLVMESALGKVPYFAAIENTKFRNPVRPGDTLIYDVKVDKVKRNFVKASGKTYVDDAVVAEASFTFVIADA; encoded by the coding sequence ATGTTGGATATTTTAGAAATAATGAAAAGGATACCACACAGATACCCATTTTTGTTAGTTGATAGAATTTTAGAAATGGATAGGGAAAATCAAACAATTAAAGGTAAAAAAAATGTAACAATGAATGAAGAATTTTTTAACGGACACTTTCCAGGACATCCTGTTATGCCAGGTGTTTTAGTAATTGAAGGTATGGCTCAATGTTTAGGAGTTTTAGTTATGGAAAGTGCTCTTGGAAAAGTTCCATATTTTGCAGCAATAGAAAATACAAAATTTAGAAATCCTGTAAGACCTGGTGATACTCTAATTTATGACGTAAAAGTTGATAAAGTAAAAAGAAATTTTGTTAAAGCATCAGGGAAAACTTATGTAGATGATGCAGTGGTTGCAGAAGCAAGTTTTACATTTGTAATAGCTGATGCATAA
- the lpxA gene encoding acyl-ACP--UDP-N-acetylglucosamine O-acyltransferase codes for MVDIHSTAIIEDGAIIEDGVKIGPYCIVGKDVIIKKGTVLQSHIVVEGITEIGENNTIYSFVSIGKANQDLKYKGEPTKTIIGNNNSIREFVTIHRGTNDRWETRIGNGNLLMAYVHVAHDVIVGDDCILANNVTLAGHVIVDSHAIIGGLTPVHQFSRIGSYCMIGGASAVSQDVCPFVLAAGNTVVLRGLNIVGLRRRGFSDEEISNLKKAYRILFRQGLQLKDALEELEKDFSEDKNVKYLVDFIKSSDRGIAR; via the coding sequence ATGGTAGATATACATAGCACAGCTATTATAGAAGATGGAGCTATTATAGAAGATGGAGTAAAAATAGGTCCTTACTGTATAGTTGGAAAAGATGTAATAATAAAAAAAGGTACCGTTTTACAATCTCATATTGTTGTAGAAGGGATAACAGAAATAGGAGAAAATAATACCATTTACTCTTTTGTTTCAATAGGAAAAGCAAATCAAGACTTAAAATATAAAGGTGAACCTACAAAAACTATTATAGGAAATAATAATTCTATAAGAGAATTTGTAACTATTCACAGAGGTACTAATGACAGATGGGAAACTAGAATAGGAAATGGAAATCTTCTTATGGCTTATGTTCATGTTGCCCATGATGTTATTGTTGGTGATGACTGTATACTTGCAAATAATGTTACTTTGGCTGGACATGTTATTGTAGATAGTCATGCAATTATTGGAGGCTTAACTCCCGTCCATCAATTTTCAAGAATAGGTTCTTATTGTATGATAGGTGGAGCAAGTGCTGTTAGTCAAGATGTTTGTCCTTTTGTATTAGCAGCTGGAAATACTGTTGTATTAAGAGGATTAAATATAGTTGGACTTAGAAGAAGAGGTTTTTCTGATGAAGAAATATCTAATCTTAAAAAGGCATATAGAATATTATTTAGACAAGGTTTACAATTAAAAGATGCCTTAGAAGAGCTTGAAAAAGATTTTAGTGAAGATAAAAATGTAAAATATCTAGTAGATTTTATAAAGAGCAGCGATAGGGGGATAGCTAGATAA
- a CDS encoding LpxI family protein produces MEKIGLIVGNGKFPLYFIEEAKNSNISLYPIGLFPSVDEEIKKLDNYAEFNIGHIGEIIKYLLLRDVTKIVMLGKVEKKLIFENLILDKYGEKIMEIVPDNKDETLLFAIIGFIRLSGIKVLPQSYLMKKFIFETKCYTEKEPDFDDEKTISIGIEAARLLSRVDVGQTVVCRDRAVIAVEGIEGTDETLKRAGQYSDKDNILIKMSRPQQDMRVDVPVIGLNTVENAIKNGFKGIVAQAKKMIFLNQKECIELANKNNIFIVGKKI; encoded by the coding sequence ATGGAAAAGATAGGACTTATTGTAGGAAATGGGAAGTTTCCACTGTATTTTATAGAGGAGGCTAAAAATAGTAATATTTCATTATATCCAATAGGTCTTTTTCCCTCTGTTGATGAAGAAATAAAAAAGTTGGATAACTATGCAGAGTTCAATATTGGACATATAGGAGAAATAATAAAATATTTACTTCTAAGAGATGTAACTAAAATTGTAATGCTTGGAAAAGTTGAAAAAAAATTAATCTTTGAAAATTTAATACTTGATAAATATGGAGAGAAGATAATGGAAATAGTTCCAGATAATAAAGATGAAACTCTCCTTTTTGCAATTATTGGGTTTATAAGATTGAGTGGTATAAAAGTTTTACCTCAAAGTTATTTAATGAAAAAATTTATTTTTGAAACTAAATGTTATACAGAGAAAGAACCAGACTTTGATGATGAAAAAACTATTTCTATTGGAATTGAAGCTGCAAGACTTTTAAGTAGAGTTGATGTAGGGCAAACAGTTGTTTGTAGAGATAGAGCAGTTATTGCAGTGGAAGGGATAGAAGGGACAGATGAAACCCTCAAAAGAGCAGGACAATATTCAGATAAAGATAATATTTTAATAAAGATGTCAAGACCTCAACAGGATATGAGAGTGGATGTTCCAGTTATTGGACTTAATACTGTTGAAAATGCTATAAAAAATGGTTTTAAAGGTATAGTTGCACAAGCTAAAAAGATGATATTTTTAAATCAAAAAGAATGTATAGAACTAGCTAATAAAAATAATATTTTTATTGTTGGAAAGAAAATCTAG